Part of the Raphanus sativus cultivar WK10039 unplaced genomic scaffold, ASM80110v3 Scaffold1385, whole genome shotgun sequence genome is shown below.
CCTTTTGATGATAGCAAACTTGGATTGCAGAACACCAAATGCGCGTTCAACATCTTTTCGACATGCTTCTTGTCTTGTTGCAAACAATTTTTTCTTTGGACCTTGGGGATCATTTATAGTTTGAACAATAGTTGACCACTTCGGATAAATCCCATCAGCTAGATAATAACCCATATTATATTCTTGCCCTTGAATAATATAATTAGCTGGAGGAGTGGTACCTTGAGCAAGCTTTGAGAACAAATTAGATGACTTGAAAACATTTATGTCATTGTTGCTGCCCGGCATACCAAAATAAGCATGCCATATCCACAAATCATAATCTGCAACTGCTTCAAGGATGATTGAGGGTGATCCGCTACGGCCTGCAAATTGTCCTGCCCATGCGGTTGGACAATTTTTCCATTTCCAGTGCATACAATCTAGACTGCCTAGCATTCCCCGAAATCCTCGTTGTTGGCCAATGCTGAGAAGTCTAGCAACGTCCTCTGGGGTTGGTGACCTGAGATACCACTCTGAAAATATTGCTATAATTGCACGACAAAATCTCTTCAAGCATTCGATTGCCGTAGACTCTCCAATTTTGATGTATTCATCAGTGGCATCAGCTGGCATACCATACGCCAAGATCCGAAAAGCAGCCGTGATTTTTTGCAAGGTTGATAAGCCCATTCTACCAGATGCAGCACGCCGTTGATTGAAATAGTTGTCATGATTTTTAACAGCTTCAACAATATGAAGAAATAACCTCTTTGCATTCGGAACCGATGGTTGAAATCTCTTTCACCATACAAAGGATTGTCAGCAAAGTAATCATTGAATAAATTACGATGCGCATTTTCTCTGTCTCGGTGTATAACTGCATGACCAGGAATAGAACCCCGATGACTGACATGATTTTCTTCTTGCATGAGTTGATGAGCTAGGCGGTTGTTGTTGGCTAACAAATTGACTGCAATTTGTTCGTCTCGCTCGATTGCTTCATTTCATTTAATAACCATTCATCAAACTCTGATGAGTTTGAAGAAGAATTTGTAAGAGATGGACCTCCAATATTGAAATTCATTTTAAGTTGTAATGCTTTGCTGCTTGTCTAATGTCTAATGTCTATGTgtattttatagatattatttttactatttaagaAGATAggatatttgaatatttaatctATACCATTCACTAGATTTCATTAGCCGTCAACCGTTAGATTAAAATCTTATACAATATCATCTAAGAATCTTCAATATATAATCTACACCATTCTCTAGATATCATATGCTATCAATCGTTAGATTATTATTCTATCCAAATatcagatataaatatttaatatttaatctaTACCAAATATCACTTGGCGTTAACTATTAGATCAGAGTATTGTCCAATCTATCCAACATATTAGATaagaaaatctataaaattgaATTGTGGCCAGAGTATTGTCCAATCTATCTAATATATTAGATaagaaaatctataaaattgaATTGTGGCAAGAGTCTTGTCCAATCTATCCAGCATTTTAGATAAGAAAATCTATAAAACTGAATTGTGGCCACTCATTTGAATTTTTATCCATTcaatttcatctataaataatAGGTTCCAAACAATGAGAATATCACATTCAATAATCTTttcatttgataaaataaaatatggaaaaGAGTATAGGCTCATCATTTAATCAACATGAAGATGAGTTACTATGTCGTGTGTATCTAGAAATATCACAAGATCCTATCGGTAGTAATAACCAATCTCTAGGAAAGCTGtgggaaaaaaaatcaaaaagagttacaatgaaaaaaaagatgagTGTTGGGAAATTAGAAGCAACCGATCATTACAAGGTAGAAtgaatactattatttatgcTGTTAGAAATTTGAAGAGCTGCATAAGCCAAGTGGAGAATTTGAATCCAAGTGGTGCATCCGAATTTGacattgtaaatatatttattttttaacttcatttatatatgatatttatttatatttttaatgattttatctTGCATGCAGATGGAAAAAGCCAAGAAATTATTGGTACAAGATCCAAAACTGAAAAAGAGTTTTAAATTTGATCATGTGTGGGTGTTGATGAAGGATATCCCAAAATTTACTGATAATGTCAATTTTGGTATTCCAAACACTCCTGAGAGCCCCGTCGTCGGTTCTCCAACCTCACAATCTCCAGGATTGTCTTCATTTTCAATCAACTTAAGTAGTGATGATGGTGGATCAAACTCATCACAACATCCAATTGGATCAAAGAAAGCAAAACTCAAAAGGAAAATCTCGGAAGGTAACAATTCTTCAGTTGACACTTTGGTTTCATCAAATGAACAAGTCCTTGATTTCTTAAAAGAAAGTGCATCATCTAGggagaaaaataatgaaatagtTCAGTTGCGTATGCAAAACCAAGCAAAAAAACTAGCCTTTAAGGAAATGCGTGAAGAGAATAAAATGTTGTTAACAAACCTAGAATCTATTAGTGATCATACTACTCGTGAGTTTATTCGATGTGAGCAAGaaagaatcataaagaaaagaactcaagaacaacaacaaccttCGAATGCGCCAACCTTTTATGGACAACTTTTTAGTGATATTGGAGGCTCAGGATCAAATTTACCAGATTATTAGtataattgtaatatttatttggtttatgtacttttattttatgcattTTTATTCACTTGTATTTTGTATTAAGTTGTTTGATGTAATATTGTATTGTATAatgtttgtttaatattataaaatattacgctttgttttttatttaaacatttgtatatttatttaaatttatatgtataaattaaatttataagaacatatataaaatatatataaaagatacaAAATTGTATGAACTAAAATGATAAACAAGAAAGTTATCaagacattttaaaaaatatacaagtACAAGGActagaaaaatatgaaacctcaaatataagattttgtacagtgaaacctcaaatataaggtTTCACTGTAGAAAACCTTATAATTTGAGGTTTTGAGGTTTCTTTTGAAGCACACAAAACCTTATATTTGAGGTTATATGGTtgtttttggagatgctctaagaaaataaattgaaagCAAAAGTCTGATTGGCTTTGGATGGACTTCGAAGACTGTAAGATATCATAAAGCCACAACAGTTTACACGCCAATCAGAGCCTATTTAAACtaaactaactttttttttgaacaaatgaATCAGTCTTATTCATATTTAAactaaactaactttataataCAGTTTTAGCTCGAGTTGTACCGAGTAGTTAAATATCgggagaattggaaaaaagagacactttgaacttttgtttgtcCATTTAGgatttttcatacttttggtAATTTTTGACATGTTTTGCCCTTCGTTCATGGGAAAAATAGTAAAcataactttaaaaatgtaaaaaaatatgaaaggaTAGGAAACATAGgtatgataatttatatgtttaaatttatttttttaaaaatggggaatcatattttattttctcttctaaCCAAAACAGAATACACATTCTGTTAATCTACTTAATCCAGAAAACGAATACTAAGTTTAATACATAGATATATCTAGGGTATATATCGTAAACTAAGGTTTCTTCTACCTCATATCTGAGTTAGAATTAGTTACGTCACAATCTAGTAATATGTCTTTAGTGTACCAGCAGATATATAACGACATATAGCCTGAACTCTATGATGTACCTTACTTAGATGTTGTGTCATAGATTCTTCTGTCTTTTACCTTATGTGACGCctaaggaagaataggcattGCACATGTTGTACTGTGTTATGGGTTAGGTATATTGCGTATTCTAGTCAAATCCGAAAAAATATGGAAATTTCCATTTTCAATTATAGATATTTCATAAATCTTATACCAAATCTTCCTTAAATCTCGCACTATTTTCTCTGTCACGTTTTTCTCTCCCAATCtttgaattaattaaaattcgAACAACAGTAAAAAATGGATACTCTATGGTTTGAACCCAGCACCTATGACAATTTTACAAGGGCTTTAACCAATATGACACAAAgacttttgttatttttgatcCAGAATTTAAATATAGTTATTCACTAAAATATGTTTGGGTTATCTTGTGCTCTTTC
Proteins encoded:
- the LOC108821429 gene encoding uncharacterized protein LOC108821429 — protein: MEKSIGSSFNQHEDELLCRVYLEISQDPIGSNNQSLGKLWEKKSKRVTMKKKMSVGKLEATDHYKMEKAKKLLVQDPKLKKSFKFDHVWVLMKDIPKFTDNVNFGIPNTPESPVVGSPTSQSPGLSSFSINLSSDDGGSNSSQHPIGSKKAKLKRKISEGNNSSVDTLVSSNEQVLDFLKESASSREKNNEIVQLRMQNQAKKLAFKEMREENKMLLTNLESISDHTTREFIRCEQERIIKKRTQEQQQPSNAPTFYGQLFSDIGGSGSNLPDY